From Fundulus heteroclitus isolate FHET01 chromosome 14, MU-UCD_Fhet_4.1, whole genome shotgun sequence, the proteins below share one genomic window:
- the LOC118565904 gene encoding C-type mannose receptor 2-like, with translation MQWSLVLLFLMSQCCFIHCHLYEYHYINVNKTWTEAQQYCREKHTDLATVSNMTDMKRLLNNSAGDMRGAWIGLHDPPGVQRTWYWSLPGEEFNESEADWKEGEPSDKGSGTENCGFLYKNLTWADGSCHHKEHFLCYDETNRTQKYHLIKEKKTWQRAQIYCREKHTDLVSGLKQLQDGEVEKVMKSVGNDTHIHFGLFRDTWRWSDGSSFSFRHWKKNFTSQEPNSGLCARVKFNEKGRWKNESCAHKKHFICYDEKTILIKENKTWEEALYYCRDHHHDLVTITNLDEQRWVQEKAKKASTDYVWMGLRYTCTLDFWFWVSGKVVSYQNWAPDGLMDDCDMSGAMETGGEHQWFKRNDSDKLNFICIKK, from the exons ATGCAGtggagtctggttctgctctttCTGATGA GTCAGTGTTGTTTCATCCACTGTCATCTCTATGAGTATCACTACATTAATGTTAATAAGACCTGGACTGAAGCTCAGCAGTACTGCAGAGAGAAACACACTGACCTGGCCACAGTGTCTAACATGACAGACATGAAGAGACTCCTCAATAACTCAGCAGGAGATATGAGGGGAGCTTGGATTGGTCTACATGATCCACCAGGTGTCCAGAGAACATGGTACTGGTCTCTGCCTGGAGAGGAGTTCAATGAGAGTGAGGCAGACTGGAAAGAAGGAGAACCGTCTGATAAAGGAAGTGGAACTGAGAACTGTGGGTTTCTGTATAAAAACCTCACATGGGCAGATGGGTCTTGTCACCATAAGGAACATTTCCTCTGCTATGATG AAACTAATAGAACACAGAAATACCACTTGATTAAAGAGAAGAAGACCTGGCAAAGAGCTCAGATATACTGCAGAGAGAAACACACAGACCTGGTCAGTGGACTGAAGCAGCTACAGGATGGAGAGGTGGAGAAGGTGATGAAGTCTGTGGGAAATGATACCCACATACATTTTGGTCTGTTCAGAGACACCTGGAGGTGGTCAGATGGAAGCAGTTTCTCTTTCAGACACTGGAAGAAAAACTTTACCAGTCAGGAACCTAACAGTGGTCTATGTGCCAGGgttaaatttaatgaaaaaggCAGATGGAAGAATGAGAGTTGTGCTCATAAAAAGCACTTCATCTGTTATGatg aaaaaacaatcctgatcaaagaaaataaaacctggGAGGAAGCCTTGTACTACTGCAGAGATCACCACCATGACCTGGTCACCATCACCAACCTGGATGAGCAGAGATGGGTCCAGGAGAAAGCCAAGAAGGCCTCCACTGATTATGTCTGGATGGGACTGCGCTACACCTGTACTCTGgatttctggttctgggtcagtGGCAAAGTGGTCAGTTATCAGAACTGGGCTCcagatggactgatggatgacTGTGACATGTCTGGAGCCATGGAGACAGGAGGAGAGCATCAGTGGTTTAAAAGAAATGACAGCGATAAGTTGAATTTCATCTGTATCAAAAAGTAA